One window of Gloeothece citriformis PCC 7424 genomic DNA carries:
- a CDS encoding cytochrome c oxidase subunit II: MKIPSTIITLILGITLTLVSLWYGQNHGLMPVAASEDAKQIDSVFNLMMTIATGLFFIVEGVLIYSLFAFRRRKGDQTDGPPIEGNVPLEILWTAIPTVIVFMLAVYSFEVYSNIGGLNPKTSGDVPPGLMAHHHGKAQPSEQGMVAMADEGQVALGIGASPENENITPVVVDVKGIQFAWIFTYPETGIVSGELHIPVNRPVQLNISAGDVLHAVWIPELRLKQDAIPGRDSTLAFISNRVGEYPIICAELCGSYHGGMKALAYVQTEEDFNKWVQENTLAQNEDPSETVALNPATASDGEFLAPYAAEMGVTSDTLAQIHPFHQGM; this comes from the coding sequence GTGAAAATTCCAAGTACAATCATCACCCTTATTCTTGGGATTACCTTAACTTTGGTCAGCCTTTGGTATGGTCAAAATCATGGATTAATGCCGGTGGCAGCATCAGAAGATGCTAAACAAATTGATAGTGTTTTTAATCTGATGATGACCATTGCGACAGGGCTATTTTTCATCGTTGAAGGAGTCCTAATCTATAGCCTGTTTGCCTTTCGCCGACGCAAAGGAGATCAAACTGACGGGCCACCGATTGAAGGAAATGTCCCTCTAGAAATTCTCTGGACAGCTATCCCAACGGTTATCGTTTTTATGTTAGCGGTGTATAGTTTTGAAGTTTATAGCAATATTGGGGGATTAAATCCTAAAACCTCCGGAGATGTACCCCCAGGCTTAATGGCGCACCATCACGGAAAAGCCCAGCCTTCCGAGCAAGGGATGGTCGCTATGGCTGACGAGGGTCAAGTTGCCTTGGGAATTGGTGCTTCCCCAGAAAATGAAAATATTACTCCTGTAGTGGTAGATGTCAAAGGAATCCAGTTTGCTTGGATTTTCACCTATCCGGAAACAGGTATTGTCTCCGGAGAACTCCATATTCCGGTTAATCGTCCCGTTCAACTCAATATTAGTGCGGGGGATGTGCTTCACGCGGTATGGATTCCCGAATTACGTCTCAAACAAGATGCGATTCCGGGTAGAGACTCAACTTTAGCTTTCATATCTAACCGAGTGGGAGAATATCCGATCATTTGCGCCGAACTGTGCGGATCTTATCATGGGGGAATGAAAGCACTCGCCTATGTTCAAACCGAGGAAGATTTTAACAAGTGGGTTCAAGAGAATACCTTGGCGCAAAATGAAGACCCTTCTGAAACCGTTGCCCTTAACCCGGCTACTGCTTCAGATGGAGAATTTTTAGCTCCCTATGCAGCAGAAATGGGCGTTACTTCCGACACCCTCGCTCAAATCCATCCATTCCATCAAGGAATGTAA